A genome region from Rhinoderma darwinii isolate aRhiDar2 unplaced genomic scaffold, aRhiDar2.hap1 Scaffold_2001, whole genome shotgun sequence includes the following:
- the LOC142701107 gene encoding docking protein 4-like isoform X2 — protein sequence MASNSTDIVRQGYVRMKSRKLGVMEISNVKCITRLPKETKRQAVAVTFCDDLARTFTCDSELEAEEWFKVLSMDCPGPQHQDCSLGEPDLLTPGVQSEQTERFSVFLLPSSHLDVYGECKMQITQENLYLWDPHNKRLTWPLCALRRYGSDSSRFTFEAERVCGISEGLYTFQTLQGQQIYERVHAAVLALAEQHKSLLRDMEKTSRRLNKEAENVPHPGPSASMLPRSAYWHHINSSTESSSNKRLGGRDSDPIRRRTFARKLPTSASQ from the exons GTGATGGAGATCAGTAACGTTAAATGCATCACTCGGCTTCCTAAGGAAACGAAGAGACAAGCGGTGGCCGTGACCTTCTGCGATGACCTCGCCCGGACCTTTACCTGTGACTCAG AGCTGGAAGCTGAAGAGTGGTTCAAGGTTCTGTCCATGGACTGTCCGGGCCCCCAACATCAGGACTGCAGCCTCGGAGAGCCGGACCTGCTGACCCCGGGGGTGCAGAGTGAACAGACGG AGCGTTTCAGCGTCTTCTTGCTGCCGTCCTCGCACCTGGATGTGTACGGAGAGTGCAAGATGCAAATAACGCAAGAGAACctctacctctgggacccccacaacAAGCGGCTGACCTGGCCCCTGTGCGCCCTCCGAAGATACGGGAGCGACTCCTCGCGCTTCACATTTGAGGCAGAGCG GGTCTGCGGGATCAGCGAGGGGCTCTACACCTTCCAGACCCTTCAGGGACAGCAGATCTATGAGCGCGTGCACGCCGCCGTCCTGGCTCTGGCTGAACAGCACAAAAGTCTCCTACGTGACATGGAGAAAACGTCCCGG cgacTGAACAAGGAAGCCGAGAATGTGCCGCACCCGGGACCCAGCGCCTCCATGCTGCCCCGCAGCGCATACTGGCACCATATCAACAGCAGCACAGAGTCTTCCAGCAACA AACGTCTCGGTGGAAGAGATTCAGATCCGATCAGAAGGAGAACATTTGCTCGGAAACTTCCTACATCAGCCTCACAGTGA
- the LOC142701107 gene encoding docking protein 4-like isoform X3: MEISNVKCITRLPKETKRQAVAVTFCDDLARTFTCDSELEAEEWFKVLSMDCPGPQHQDCSLGEPDLLTPGVQSEQTERFSVFLLPSSHLDVYGECKMQITQENLYLWDPHNKRLTWPLCALRRYGSDSSRFTFEAERVCGISEGLYTFQTLQGQQIYERVHAAVLALAEQHKSLLRDMEKTSRRLNKEAENVPHPGPSASMLPRSAYWHHINSSTESSSNKRLGGRDSDPIRRRTFARKLPTSASQ, encoded by the exons ATGGAGATCAGTAACGTTAAATGCATCACTCGGCTTCCTAAGGAAACGAAGAGACAAGCGGTGGCCGTGACCTTCTGCGATGACCTCGCCCGGACCTTTACCTGTGACTCAG AGCTGGAAGCTGAAGAGTGGTTCAAGGTTCTGTCCATGGACTGTCCGGGCCCCCAACATCAGGACTGCAGCCTCGGAGAGCCGGACCTGCTGACCCCGGGGGTGCAGAGTGAACAGACGG AGCGTTTCAGCGTCTTCTTGCTGCCGTCCTCGCACCTGGATGTGTACGGAGAGTGCAAGATGCAAATAACGCAAGAGAACctctacctctgggacccccacaacAAGCGGCTGACCTGGCCCCTGTGCGCCCTCCGAAGATACGGGAGCGACTCCTCGCGCTTCACATTTGAGGCAGAGCG GGTCTGCGGGATCAGCGAGGGGCTCTACACCTTCCAGACCCTTCAGGGACAGCAGATCTATGAGCGCGTGCACGCCGCCGTCCTGGCTCTGGCTGAACAGCACAAAAGTCTCCTACGTGACATGGAGAAAACGTCCCGG cgacTGAACAAGGAAGCCGAGAATGTGCCGCACCCGGGACCCAGCGCCTCCATGCTGCCCCGCAGCGCATACTGGCACCATATCAACAGCAGCACAGAGTCTTCCAGCAACA AACGTCTCGGTGGAAGAGATTCAGATCCGATCAGAAGGAGAACATTTGCTCGGAAACTTCCTACATCAGCCTCACAGTGA